A region of Phaeodactylum tricornutum CCAP 1055/1 chromosome 14, whole genome shotgun sequence DNA encodes the following proteins:
- a CDS encoding predicted protein, whose amino-acid sequence MKLFFSVATTALLAGGARAVNLRAATAREAAVEGTQSSFASQAASQLAKKNKRKKGKKYSPSSDSDDPIMHGHLQIGHVLDVSSTDAKADMDLIESAFVNAYNNANPNGKYEVTSMTLEREVVIPEDLEATLAIIKGENVGQLRPGVFIDWYYFFGFHCRLCRDDDDYAALSATELPVLEASAHRVFEDQFCLTLHQSGLEEYSALADCSILFDYDGDGNDIDSGDQLELQKKNKRKNKKKGKKKHANNDEVMDGRLLIGHVLDLSDVDSQAEIELIQTAFVDSYNGANPEGKYELTSMILDRERIIPEDLEGAIATIKGENVGQLRPGVYIDWYYFFGFHCRLCRDDDDYAALSATELPTLSVSAHRIFEEKFCISLKDSGLTEYSEISECSIIFGGDSTYENIIEEKKQMLI is encoded by the exons ATGAAGCTATTCTTCTCTGTTGCCACCACGGCCCTCCTGGCCGGAGGTGCCCGTGCCGTCAATCTCCGTGCTGCTACCGCTCGTGAGGCCGCCGTCGAAGGCACTCAGtcatcttttgcttctcAGGCCGCCTCCCAGCTCgcgaagaagaacaagagaAAGAAGGGCAAGAAGTACAGCCCTTCGTCGGACAGCGATGACCCAATCATGCATGGACATCTACAAATTGGCCATGTTCTCGACGTTTCCTCGACCGATGCCAAGGCCGATATGGACCTCATCGAAAGCGCATTTGTCAATGCTTACAACAACGCCAATCCCAATGGCAAGTATGAAGTCACGTCTATGACCTTGGAGCGCGAAGTCGTCATCCCCGAGGATTTGGAGGCCACTCTGGCCATTATCAAGGGAGAGAACGTCGGACAATTGCGTCCCGGAGTGTTCATT GACTGGTACTACTTCTTTGGATTCCACTGTCGCTTGTGCcgtgacgatgacgactacGCCGCTTTGTCCGCTACCGAGCTTCCCGTTCTCGAAGCGAGTGCTCACCGCGTCTTTGAAGACCAATTCTGCCTCACACTCCACCAGAGTGGATTGGAAGAATATTCGGCTCTCGCAGACTGCTCTATCCTCTTTGACTACGATGGAGACGGCAACGATATCGATAGCGGCGATCAGCTTGAGCTccagaagaagaacaaaagaaagaacaagaaaaagggcaagAAGAAGCATGCCAACAATGATGAGGTCATGGACGGCCGCCTCCTTATTGGTCACGTGCTCGATCTTTCCGACGTGGATAGTCAAGCCGAAATTGAACTCATTCAGACCGCGTTTGTGGACTCCTACAATGGAGCCAATCCCGAAGGCAAGTACGAACTTACGTCCATGATTTTGGACCGCGAGCGCATCATTCCAGAAGACCTTGAGGGTGCCATTGCTACCATCAAGGGAGAGAACGTTGGGCAATTACGTCCCGGAGTGTATATT GACTGGTACTACTTTTTTGGATTCCACTGCCGCTTGTGtcgcgacgatgacgactaTGCTGCTTTGTCCGCTACTGAGCTTCCTACGCTCAGCGTGAGCGCTCACCGCattttcgaagaaaagtTCTGTATTTCCCTCAAAGACAGTGGTCTGACGGAATACAGTGAAATTTCAGAGTGCAGCATTATCTTTGGCGGAGACAGCACCTACGAGAACATCATcgaggaaaagaagcaaatGCTGATTTAG
- a CDS encoding predicted protein: MWFFNMVLFAVLCGSFRQRIVQAFVQKNVFFASLAARAKSSGLGAVDVGTPATAFDDGKRPFQITTPIYYVNDKPHIGHAYTSTACDVIARFMRLSGRDVFFLSGTDEHGEKVEQSAEKQNMDPQGFVDQVSVNFRELLELMNISNDKFIRTTSEDHKKSVQHFWNVMVEKGYIYMGTYSGWYSVRDECFYTESELIDGKAPTGAEVSWVAKEESYFFKLSQFEEKLLDLYERNPHFIAPESRKNEVVSFVKGGLRDLSISRTSFKWGVPVPDDEDHVMYVWVDALTNYISALGYPDMGEGSDFSKFWPASIHIVGKDILRFHAVYWPAMLMAAELPLPKRLFAHGWWTKDGQKISKSIGNVIDPVELVNKYGVDQTRFFLMSEVNFGNDGDFSDRAMIQKCNTNLANELGNLCQRTLSLVFKNCEKAVPNPVGAYTPEDEALLESARNLRNKVATEISQQSILKYVHAMVEMIWEANKYIDEMAPWALKKTDPERMATVLYVLLEVLRYSAILYQPLIPESAGKILDQLTVPANERTFLHLSEEYSIKAGAAISKPVGIFPRIEMPADELVEA, encoded by the exons ATGTGGTTCTTCAACATGGTTCTTTTTGCCGTCCTTTGCGGATCGTTTCGACAGCGAATAGTACAAGCTTTTGTCCAGAAAAATGtcttttttgcttccttAGCGGCGCGTGCCAAGAGTTCGGGATTAGGGGCAGTGGACGTCGGGACGCCGGCAACCGCTTTTGATGATGGCAAGCGTCCGTTTCAGATTACAACGCCGATCTATTATGTGAACGACAAACCGCACATCGGCCATGCCTACACGTCCACTG CGTGCGATGTGATTGCACGATTCATGAGGCTTTCCGGACGGGATGTCTTTTTCCTCTCTGGAACCGATGAACACGGCGAAAAAGTGGAGCAATCAGCCGAAAAGCAAAACATGGATCCGCAGGGCTTCGTAGACCAAGTCTCGGTTAACTTTCGTGAGCTGTTAGAACTCATGAATATTTCCAACGACAAGTTTATTCGTACCACGAGCGAGGATCATAAAAAGTCTGTTCAG CACTTTTGGAATGTTATGGTCGAAAAAGGCTACATTTATATGGGCACGTACTCTGGATGGTATTCCGTCAGGGATGAATGCTTCTATACAGAATCGGAGCTGATCGACGGCAAAGCCCCGACCGGAGCAGAAGTGTCCTGGGTagccaaagaagaatcaTATTTCTTTAAACTCAGCCAATTTGAAGAAAAATTGTTGGACCTTTACGAAAGAAATCCTCACTTTATTGCTCCAGAATCACGAAAGAACGAAGTTGTGAGCTTTGTCAAAGGTGGCCTGCGAGACCTATCCATTAGTCGAACATCATTCAAATGGGGTGTACCAGTTCCTGACGACGAGGATCATGTCATGTACGTTTGGGTAGATGCCTTGACGAACTACATTTCAGCCCTGGGGTACCCAGATATGGGCGAGGGATCTGACTTCAGCAAGTTTTGGCCGGCCTCTATCCATATTGTAGGCAAAGATATTCTGCGATTTCATGCTGTCTATTGGCCGGCCATGTTGATGGCCGCCGAATTACCGCTTCCAAAGCGGTTATTTGCTCATGGTTGGTGGACGAAAGATGGTCAGAAGATTTCCAAGTCCATCGGCAACGTGATTGATCCTGTAGAATTGGTAAACAAG TACGGGGTGGACCAAACTCGGTTCTTTCTCATGTCGGAAGTAAATTTTGGGAACGATGGAGATTTCTCGGACAGAGCTATGATCCAGAAGTGCAACACAAATCTTGCGAATGAGCTTGGAAACCTGTGTCAAAGAACACTTTCCCTGGTATTCAAAAACTGCGAAAAGGCCGTTCCTAACCCTGTCGGCGCGTACACACCAGAGGACGAGGCTTTGCTGGAATCGGCCCGGAATCTACGGAACAAGGTAGCAACCGAGATTTCCCAACAGTCTATTTTGAAATACGTTCATGCCATGGTCGAAATGATTTGGGAAGCAAACAAATACATTGACGAAATGGCGCCCTGGGCGCTGAAAAAGACAGACCCGGAACGGATGGCCACTGTGTTGTACGTTTTATTAGAAGTTCTTCGGTATTCAGCAATCCTTTATCAACCGTTAATTCCAGAATCGGCTGGAAAGATTTTAGATCAGTTGACGGTACCCGCAAATGAACGCACGTTCCTGCATCTAAGTGAAGAATACAGCATCAAGGCCGGTGCAGCGATTTCCAAACCTGTTGGAATATTTCCACGAATCGAAATGCCGGCGGACGAGTTGGTAGAAGCATAG
- a CDS encoding helicase_3 (ATP-dependent helicase. Highly closed to the Thalassiosira protein thaps1 141250.) codes for LERPTNVQSRAIPAFFTNQQLHNILLQSETGSGKTLAYLLPILQSLAVDKQGELRKLDRAKAGTKCIILCPTRELASQTVKVVENLCSHSFNWLVPGCLLGEERRKSEKAKIRKGLSLVVATPGRLLDHLTRTESLLMALKGKLEWLVLDEADRLLDMGLGEQVKQIVQRIRSNQPGSGRDGITWRSVLVSATVTPSIEKLAKETLLGGDNSWVWVKGGNDAQVAKVAAESEFSQSTPRQLAQFHMTVSAKLRLAALVGFLTQRADKGERTVVFMSTCASVNYHHALFEGMDSVLEESDSDTGKGIFGTRCPIHRLHGSVPHSERHLVLRKFTKEQIVGGKKQAAVLLCTDVAARGLNLPECEWTVQYDPPSEVADYVHRAGRVARAGKAGHSLIFLLPSERTFLDVLKNRGVKHMSALSLASTLNAAAAICGLGQSKLATSRRGEAFCTELHRRMENLIRTRAKPQEVSGQLLELARAAFLSHLRAYPTKEKAVRHIFSAKALHLGHVARSFALKEPPKKLGTNSSQSAANQEDDSRKR; via the exons CTGGAACGGCCAACGAACGTTCAATCCAGAGCAATACCTGCATTTTTCACTAACCAACAGCTGCACAATATTCTGTTGCAATCTGAGACGGGCTCAGGAAAGACGCTGGCTTACTTGCTACCCATCCTACAAAGCTTGGCTGTCGATAAGCAAGGAGAACTCCGCAAGCTAGACCGAGCTAAGGCGGGGACCAAATGCATCATTTTGTGCCCCACCCGTGAACTCGCCTCACAAACAGTAAAAGTTGTCGAGAACCTCTGTAGTCATTCGTTCAACTGGCTTGTTCCGGGATGTCTTTTGGGCGAAGAACGGCGCAAGTCAGAAAAGGccaaaattcgaaaaggatTGTCTCTCGTTGTGGCGACCCCTGGGAGATTACTCGACCACTTGACACGAACTGAGTCATTACTTATGGCTCTCAAAGGTAAATTGGAGTGGCTAGTGCTGGATGAAGCTGACCGGCTCCTCGATATGGGGCTTGGTGAGCAGGTGAAACAGATAGTGCAGCGGATTCGGTCGAACCAACCCGGCTCTGGCAGAGACGGAATTACTTGGCGTTCCGTCTTGGTGTCCGCGACGGTTACTCCATCGAttgaaaagcttgccaaGGAGACTCTTTTGGGTGGAGACAACTCTTGGGTCTGGGTAAAGGGAGGAAATGACGCCCAAGTCGCCAAAGTTGCAGCCGAGTCCGAATTTTCCCAGTCCACGCCACGGCAATTAGCTCAATTTCACATGACAGTCAGCGCAAAATTGCGGTTGGCGGCACTGGTAGGATTTCTGACGCAACGTGCTGACAAGGGCGAACGGACTGTGGTTTTTATGAGTACATGTGCTAGTGTCAACTATCATCATGCTTTGTTTGAAGGTATGGATTCGGTACTAGAAGAGAGCGATTCTGACACTGGGAAAGGCATATTCGGCACCCGTTGTCCTATTCATCGTTTGCACGGTAGCGTACCGCATAGCGAAAGACACCTCGTCCTCCGCAAATTCACCAAGGAACAAATTGTTGGTGGCAAGAAGCAAGCTGCAGTATTACTCTGTACGGACGTCGCAGCCCGTGGACTCAACTTGCCGGAATGCGAATGGACTGTGCAGTATGACCCCCCAAGCGAAGTGGCCGACTATGTGCATCGAGCAGGTCGTGTCGCTCGTGCTGGTAAAGCTGGTCACTCTTTAATTTTCCTTTTGCCTTCGGAACGCACGTTCTTGGACGTGCTTAAGAATCGCGGCGTCAAGCACATGTCGGCTTTGTCGTTGGCGTCGACGTTGAATGCAGCTGCCGCGATAT GTGGGCTTGGTCAATCCAAACTGGCTACGAGTCGCAGGGGCGAAGCCTTTTGTACCGAATTGCATCGACGGATGGAAAACTTG ATCCGGACGCGTGCGAAACCCCAAGAAGTATCAGGCCAACTATTAGAGCTGGCTCGCGCGGCTTTCCTTTCACATCTGCGAGCTTATCcaaccaaagaaaaagcagTGCGACATATTTTCTCCGCCAAGGCGCTGCATCTGGGTCACGTAGCGCGATCGTTTGCGCTGAAGGAGCCTCCTAAAAAGCTCGGCACCAATTCGTCCCAGAGCGCCGCAAACCAAGAGGACGACTCACGCAAACGC
- a CDS encoding predicted protein, translated as MDFSSVDVATYTPVILLHGLLGSKRNFSTVAQSLAVQLEKKRRIVGLDLRNHGTVRRSEMNYRNMASDVLHWMDSHNMPSAILVGHSMGGKVAQAIALLEPQRVEGLCVLDIAPVTYTADEPHWKAVQDIVHVLQTIELKSGVTKRSVDEQLRVDIPDPALRAFCLTNIDFTTGRWKIHLDAIASQLERLAGFDVDDSLQYEGDTFIIHGQQSRFVRHAYMDTIRSYFPNHMLTTIRGAGHWVHAEAPEDTTALLKRFLDR; from the exons ATGGACTTTTCGTCTGTGGACGTTGCGACCTACACACCCGTAATTCTGTTGCACGGCTTACTGGGATCTAAGCGAAACTTTTCTACTGTAGCTCAGTCGCTTGCGGTGCAgctggaaaagaaacggcGTATTGTAGGTCTGGACTTGCGCAATCACGGTACGGTTCGGAGAAGT GAAATGAATTACCGGAATATGGCGAGTGACGTCTTGCACTGGATGGACTCGCACAACATGCCGAGCGCCATCTTGGTCGGCCACTCTATGGGTGGCAAGGTCGCCCAAGCTATTGCTCTATTGGAGCCTCAACGCGTCGAAGGACTTTGCGTCCTGGACATTGCCCCCGTGACCTACACTGCGGATGAACCGCACTGGAAAGCGGTTCAAGATATTGTCCACGTGTTGCAAACGATCGAGTTGAAATCCGGCGTGACGAAACGATCTGTTGACGAGCAGCTGCGGGTGGATATTCCAGATCCAGCATTGCGAGCCTTTTGTTTAACCAACATTGATTTTACGACGGGTCGATGGAAAATTCACTTGGACGCCATTGCCTCGCAATTGGAGCGCTTGGCTGGTTTTGACGTCGACGACTCCCTGCAGTACGAAGGCGACACCTTTATTATTCATGGGCAGCAATCGCGGTTTGTTCGGCACGCCTACATGGACACAATTCGGTCGTACTTTCCCAATCACATGTTGACAACGATACGTGGTGCTGGACACTGGGTTCACGCCGAAGCACCCGAGGACACAACAGCGTTGCTCAAGCGATTTTTGGATCGGTAG
- a CDS encoding predicted protein: MSTSVVDVDAANPYRYTCRTSLSKEQYQSLTAVHKELANSKNATNSKDRPWQNTIFPVVSTQDPLKQPSRDSSTSGALRKRTHQHRSEKRDNTDPSDTIVSTTAVNKSSKRRRRQTKDPSAPKRPMAPFLRFLHQHIGQVKTLRSISYREAISLLGEIWSSETPEARRPYLEAHEADLNAYKIALTSWNALQAATTTPTHTSERRFDKTRRMDTAQTSRAALDNGTTTLTEKSLAEYESKNEAATTKAIEILPPVNPRDFVPPKTRVQLADGYYKRPRGAPPKGCSWDKRQGVWIQKIPSTEVDAYLDTASSNCRTSLKKVKARGNHSKTLQPNQLVRLAPQARPERLSDGSFRRPLGRPPKGYSWHSKSGVWLLNLAVSRGGKGAHCLSAPIQSFRSAKISPGAQQISRKASQPDPHVRETELSSPLFFGTDGCYGGPSLASPLEPPAPYMKKPLTTLPSCTRQSWQEYEQQDMMGATKSPLLCSSKITQEEIYLKRCIAPKSKPFACADGSFRRPRGKAPAGYSWDRHQGAWQRSDSVATTIEAKEDDAVSDISEIPIKEVFIKSGWDIPRRVSTLSLSCENADVPEFNSPSVQYERPQNPSKPLETLRSSELAKKPGLHRKPVYMHSNSALLQTRYSACGSCRACCEPVACGTCLNCMQQLDDHVPTLFVPTCARCICIAPILRVPSAQLETMSVCSLSNPNSLVEDELSDLDSKVNDHGTSAFSFSQSASQFLKPKSESNLSISGADLARKLDGINRAHDDECAGSTDDSVVV; this comes from the coding sequence ATGAGCACTTCGGTCGTTGACGTCGATGCGGCAAATCCGTACCGGTACACTTGCCGCACCAGCCTTTCCAAAGAGCAATATCAATCTTTGACCGCTGTGCACAAGGAACTCGCGAATAGCAAGAATGCTACTAACTCAAAGGATCGGCCTTGGCAGAACACTATTTTCCCAGTAGTATCCACACAGGACCCCCTGAAGCAGCCTAGCCGAGACTCTTCAACAAGCGGCGCGCTCCGGAAAAGGACCCACCAGCATCGCAGCGAGAAAAGGGATAATACGGATCCTTCCGACACTATCGTATCCACTACTGCGGTCAATAAATCTTCcaaacgtcgtcgtcgccaaacGAAGGATCCGTCGGCCCCGAAACGACCCATGGCACCATTCTTGCGTTTCCTGCATCAGCATATTGGACAAGTCAAAACTCTCAGGTCGATTTCATACCGAGAAGCCATATCACTGTTGGGAGAGATCTGGTCGAGCGAGACTCCTGAAGCTCGACGGCCCTACTTGGAAGCGCACGAGGCGGACCTGAACGCCTACAAAATCGCCTTGACTTCTTGGAACGCATTGCAAGCGGCGACCACTACTCCCACGCATACATCGGAGCGCCGATTTGACAAAACCCGACGGATGGACACAGCCCAAACTAGTAGAGCGGCCCTTGATAATGGAACTACCACGCTAACTGAGAAGTCTTTGGCCGAGTACGAGTCGAAAAACGAGGCGGCGACAACGAAAGCCATTGAAATACTGCCGCCTGTGAATCCACGCGACTTTGTGCCTCCCAAGACGCGAGTCCAACTGGCGGACGGCTACTATAAGCGACCCCGAGGAGCTCCGCCAAAGGGATGTTCCTGGGACAAACGCCAGGGAGTttggatccaaaaaattccatCGACAGAAGTCGACGCCTATCTAGATACTGCCTCATCCAATTGTCGGACGTCATTGAAGAAGGTCAAAGCTCGTGGCAATCACTCCAAAACTTTGCAGCCCAATCAACTTGTGCGCTTAGCTCCACAAGCACGACCTGAACGTTTAAGCGACGGAAGTTTTCGGCGACCTCTAGGAAGACCCCCCAAAGGATATTCATGGCATTCGAAGAGCGGTGTGTGGCTATTGAATCTAGCTGTATCAAGGGGGGGCAAAGGTGCACACTGTTTGTCAGCTCCAATTCAGAGCTTCAGGAGTGCCAAAATCTCTCCGGGTGCGCAGCAGATCAGTAGAAAAGCATCGCAACCGGATCCGCATGTGCGCGAAACAGAATTGAGCTCTCCATTATTTTTTGGGACGGATGGCTGTTACGGCGGACCTTCTCTGGCTTCTCCTTTGGAACCACCTGCTCCATACATGAAAAAGCCTCTCACAACACTCCCTAGTTGCACAAGACAGAGTTGGCAGGAATACGAACAGCAGGATATGATGGGCGCGACCAAATCTCCTTTGCTCTGTAGTTCAAAAATCACCCAGGAAGAGATTTATCTAAAAAGATGTATCGCCCCGAAAAGCAAACCCTTCGCCTGTGCAGATGGAAGTTTCCGGCGACCAAGGGGGAAAGCACCAGCAGGGTACAGCTGGGACCGTCACCAGGGGGCTTGGCAAAGATCTGATTCTGTTGCCACCACCAtcgaagccaaggaagacgaCGCAGTGTCAGACATATCAGAAATTCCAATCAAGGAGGTTTTCATTAAAAGCGGGTGGGACATCCCTCGACGAGTAAGTACTCTCTCGCTTTCTTGCGAAAATGCAGATGTGCCGGAATTCAATTCACCGTCAGTTCAGTATGAAAGACCCCAAAACCCATCCAAACCCTTAGAGACTCTTCGAAGCAGCGAACTGGCAAAAAAGCCAGGATTACATCGCAAGCCTGTGTACATGCATAGCAATAGTGCGTTATTGCAAACAAGATACTCTGCATGCGGAAGTTGCCGGGCCTGCTGCGAACCCGTCGCCTGTGGGACTTGTCTGAACTGTATGCAGCAGCTTGACGATCATGTTCCGACATTGTTTGTCCCAACGTGCGCGCGTTGCATTTGTATTGCTCCCATCCTGCGTGTTCCATCGGCACAATTAGAGACAATGTCCGTGTGTAGCTTGTCAAATCCCAACTCCTTGGTTGAAGATGAACTTAGTGACCTTGATTCGAAGGTCAACGATCATGGTACTTCGGCATTCTCATTCTCACAATCAGCGTCTCAGTTCTTGAAGCCGAAAAGTGAGTCGAATTTGAGTATTTCTGGGGCTGATTTAGCAAGAAAGTTGGATGGAATCAATCGTGCCCATGACGACGAATGCGCAGGAAGCACCGACGATTCTGTTGTCGTATAG
- a CDS encoding predicted protein, producing the protein MSTSSVTQAKSVRFGKVHVREFLRMLGPSVVPGDGGWPLGISFDLVNEGEAEVSVDSFESRKQERLRNRWRSQYPDSEPPLLLESRQWDYKQSSKNPIFRLIYEKERMSLLLEDTGTTCKGDRSQSSLSHDFEQKSSKNTLRTRSGSFSEQYNDIYTQVKVHHIRNELEQLRNSRSGEGSTGCTCRKLHVYLPPPNAGRKAAHRRTKPAKVKEELRKRHALPEGTVSREELERRLHDLVEEEPCCTSDCPCVRAGIVCQIDSCSCWMISHQMDKGKQFVRNPTTEQIQQRCGNRYGMTTIDCTEINQYRKKFVCA; encoded by the coding sequence ATGTCGACATCATCTGTCACCCAGGCAAAATCAGTTCGATTTGGTAAGGTGCATGTTCGAGAGTTTCTGAGAATGTTGGGTCCGAGTGTTGTTCCGGGCGATGGCGGTTGGCCCCTTGGCATTTCGTTCGACTTGGTGAACGAAGGCGAGGCTGAGGTCTCGGTGGATTCTTTCGAATCTAGAAAGCAAGAGCGACTGCGGAATAGATGGCGTTCCCAGTATCCAGACTCAGAGCCTCCCCTGCTGTTGGAAAGTCGGCAATGGGACTACAAACAATCATCGAAGAATCCTATTTTTCGCTTGATTTATGAAAAAGAGAGGATGTCACTTTTACTAGAAGACACGGGTACTACCTGTAAAGGGGATAGAAGTCAAAGCTCTCTTTCGCATGATTTTGAGCAAAAAAGCTCAAAAAATACGCTGCGCACTCGATCAGGGTCGTTCTCAGAGCAGTACAATGATATATACACCCAGGTGAAGGTTCACCATATTCGAAACGAGCTCGAGCAACTTCGAAACAGCAGAAGCGGAGAGGGGAGCACAGGCTGCACGTGTCGAAAGCTTCACGTCTATCTTCCTCCACCAAATGCCGGCAGGAAAGCAGCACACCGGCGAACAAAACCGGCGAAAGTAAAGGAAGAACTTCGGAAACGCCATGCTCTACCAGAAGGCACCGTGAGTAGAGAAGAACTGGAAAGACGGCTGCATGacttggtggaagaagaaccGTGTTGCACATCCGATTGCCCATGCGTCCGCGCTGGGATTGTCTGCCAAATTGACTCGTGTTCCTGCTGGATGATATCGCATCAAAtggacaaaggaaagcagtTTGTGAGGAATCCGACGACAGAGCAAATACAGCAGCGCTGTGGGAACCGATACGGTATGACGACAATTGACTGTACTGAGATCAACCAATATCGCAAAAAATTCGTTTGCGCATAA
- a CDS encoding predicted protein codes for MTAVVPLNALTIGPDAFGESSVDGTVISVRSAMRVWSALVYYIALAIDVLSVCHGIFALKNALNSEGGKRKYLLIAASSELSVEIISRLALVFRSREQRYQKGWHRSWKALERGGSGESGESGESGESGESGESGESGRRSPYDMLSGLLEFVCCVIGIVSNYIGGIITVMAPMHWMFAGGEVTNVGGVQASHPLILEALSAFITLSVVVFAALEEVENAAWLSALGGLVTGAALLLVHTIFEISLTNVQKSSYWKAYFFFATLYLYSGLAHVFLGGPNLSSLISGIAGFTDALGTISYMVYGFTVFHSSENPMDLLKYMGGSGLWGLPSILFDEEDFSSCRSRVQDYSCTWVTINSKELWHEVKWCELSPTALGAPDREALSAGGPPWSSGTLRSLPRGKCTPRRVGAAAVAITTRSMPPGISCTSQVGSPSTDHLVTLPSLFPKGRENPE; via the coding sequence ATGACCGCAGTAGTGCCGCTAAATGCCCTCACAATCGGCCCTGATGCTTTCGGAGAGTCGAGTGTGGATGGAACGGTGATATCGGTCCGATCGGCAATGCGAGTCTGGAGCGCGTTAGTTTACTATATAGCTCTGGCTATTGATGTGTTGAGCGTTTGTCACGGGATATTCGCCCTAAAGAACGCGTTGAATAGTGAAGGAGGAAAGAGGAAGTACCTGCTCATTGCCGCAAGTTCCGAGTTGAGCGTCGAGATAATAAGCAGGTTGGCCCTGGTCTTCAGAAGCAGAGAGCAGCGCTACCAGAAGGGTTGGCACAGGTCTTGGAAAGCTCTTGAACGCGGGGGGTCCGGGGAGTCCGGGGAGTCCGGGGAGTCCGGGGAGTCCGGGGAGTCCGGGGAGTCCGGGGAGTCCGGGCGGCGATCTCCCTACGACATGTTATCCGGCCTCCTAGAATTTGTATGTTGTGTGATCGGCATTGTAAGCAACTATATAGGGGGAATCATAACCGTTATGGCTCCTATGCATTGGATGTTTGCCGGGGGTGAGGTGACTAATGTCGGAGGAGTCCAAGCTTCACACCCATTGATATTGGAAGCCCTCTCAGCATTCATAACTCTTTCAGTCGTGGTTTTTGCTGCACTGGAGGAAGTTGAAAATGCGGCCTGGCTCTCGGCGTTGGGCGGACTGGTAACCGGAGCGGCCCTGTTGCTCGTGCACACGATTTTCGAGATAAGCCTAACGAACGTCCAGAAATCCTCATACTGGAAAGCgtacttcttcttcgcgaCACTCTACCTATACTCAGGATTGGCGCACGTATTCCTAGGTGGTCCGAATTTAAGCTCGTTGATAAGCGGTATTGCCGGCTTTACAGATGCTTTAGGTACAATATCCTACATGGTGTACGGGTTCACGGTATTCCACTCTTCGGAAAACCCGATGGACCTACTGAAATATATGGGTGGATCGGGTCTATGGGGACTACCAAGTATACTGTTTGATGAAGAAGACTTCTCGAGTTGTCGTTCGAGAGTCCAAGACTATAGCTGCACTTGGGTCACGATCAACTCGAAAGAGTTGTGGCACGAAGTAAAGTGGTGCGAGTTGTCCCCTACAGCGCTCGGAGCGCCTGACCGTGAGGCCCTGAGCGCCGGAGGACCGCCGTGGAGCTCGGGTACGCTCCGCTCGCTGCCACGCGGAAAATGCACTCCAAGGAGGGTGGGCGCGGCAGCTGTCGCTATAACGACCCGATCAATGCCTCCCGGCATCTCTTGCACCTCTCAGGTCGGGTCACCCTCAACCGACCACTTGGTCACGCTGCCAAGCTTAttccctaaggggagggagaacccagagtag